In the genome of Anabrus simplex isolate iqAnaSimp1 chromosome 6, ASM4041472v1, whole genome shotgun sequence, one region contains:
- the LOC136875605 gene encoding facilitated trehalose transporter Tret1, which produces MTELKEVAVVKSTDCQDEGRTGRDWSVFRQHLAALIANLAAFSGGMCLGWSSPAVPLLQREQGDVDLPLYVTIEEGSWISCLLPLGAAVGSLPVGYLSDCIGRKKAILSLAIPYIVGWMLILFSDTSLTLMYVGRFIAGLGVGGTTVLVAQYNEEISEDSIRGALGVYLDFNLCSGSFFLNLLGCFLSYMGFSIVSCIIPIIFVCTFIWMPESPVYLVLEDRMDDAMKSLTWLRKGKRLEDIQTEIKRIKEHLNKEKEESGSRPLMCRMKEFFSDLSSQSTLLKTVGIVLGLMFLQQVSGINAILFYTVSIFQSSGSNISSNMSSAIVAGCMAASDFCSSFYVDRLGRRPMLLFSTLATAVCLAVLSAYFHYNDNNYDVSSWNWVPITALIIYVITYTAGFSQLPWLMMAELVPSKHQKWMSPLASFLNWGIAFILAKEFPDMRIHLGNDVSYGIFSSASIASFMFVWFLVPETNGRSREEIQDALRGKRR; this is translated from the exons CTAACCTGGCTGCTTTTAGCGGGGGAATGTGCCTAGGATGGTCGTCTCCAGCCGTACCACTACTACAGCGGGAGCAGGGCGACGTTGATCTCCCACTGTACGTGACAATAGAAGAAGGATCATGGATCAGCTGCCTTCTGCCACTAGGGGCCGCAGTGGGATCCTTGCCTGTCGGATACCTTAGCGATTGTATCGGACGGAAGAAAGCGATCCTTTCGCTGGCCATTCCTTATATCGTGGGGTGGATGCTTATTTTGTTTTCCGATACTTCG CTGACTTTGATGTACGTTGGACGATTCATTGCTGGTTTGGGAGTCGGAGGAACAACAGTTCTCGTAGCGCAGTACAATGAAGAAATTTCGGAAGACAGCATTCGTGGTGCTCTCGGGGTCTATCTTGATTTCAACCTATGCAGTGGATCGTTCTTTTTGAATTTGTTAGGTTGCTTCTTATCTTACATGGGGTTTTCAATTGTTTCCTGCATTATACCAATAATATTCGTGTGTACCTTTATTTGGATGCCGGAATCTCCTGTCTATTTGGTTCTTGAAGATCGAATGGACGACGCTATGAAATCATTAACATGGCTAAGGAAAGGGAAAAGATTAGAAGATATACAAACAGAAATTAAGAGGATTAAGGAACACTTgaataaagaaaaggaagaaagtggTTCTCGACCTTTGATGTGCCGCATGAAGGAGTTCTTCAGTGACTTGTCCTCACAATCGACACTTTTAAAAACAGTTGGAATTGTGCTTGGCTTGATGTTCTTACAGCAAGTATCCGGTATAAACGCCATTCTCTTCTACACAGTGTCAATCTTCCAGAGTTCTGGCAGCAACATATCAAGCAACATGTCTAGTGCCATTGTTGCTGGATGCATGGCTGCTTCCGATTTCTGCTCCTCTTTCTACGTGGATCGTTTGGGCAGAAGACCTATGCTACTGTTCTCTACACTTGCAACAGCAGTGTGCCTTGCAGTGCTCAGTgcatattttcattataatgacaacaACTACGATGTTAGTTCTTGGAACTGGGTGCCAATTACAGCACTAATAATATATGTGATTACTTATACCGCCGGTTTTAGTCAATTGCCATGGTTGATGATGGCAGAACTGGTTCCTAGCAAACACCAAAAATGGATGAGTCCACTGGCCTCCTTTCTAAACTGGGGAATTGCGTTTATACTTGCAAAGGAATTCCCTGATATGCGAATACATCTAGGTAATGATGTTTCCTATGGTATATTTAGTTCAGCGAGCATCGCTAGTTTTATGTTTGTATGGTTTTTGGTTCCTGAGACTAATGGAAGATCTCGAGAAGAAATTCAGGACGCCCTAAGGGGTAAACGGAGATGA